The following is a genomic window from Candidatus Aegiribacteria sp..
GCCCGAAGATTCTTGCTTTTGAAGTCACAAGTATTTGTTTTCTCGGCAGCTCACTTCTTAGAACTAAAGAATCACGAACAGTATTCTGGCGATATCTGATTTCAGGAATAACTGCAATTGCAATTCTCAGGACCAGTTCTATCATAATTCCGTGGTTTTTGCAGAACTTCCAGCAACAGCTTTCAATAATAATAGCCATCCCTGCTGTAATTCTATCTGATATAATTCTGAATTATCTATTCTCGAGAAAATGTACTTTACCTGTTACCGATAGGATAGGCAGGCAGTTGATATCTTATATTGTTATCCTCCCACTCACTTTTATAACAATCATTCTGCTCATACAGGCAGAGCTTCTCGGCGCCCTTCTTGCTGTTTTCACAATTACGGGATTCTCTTTTATCGGCAGGTCAATAGTTAAAAAATACAGAATAAACCAGTTCAGGATAAGAGAAATCATCCAACAGAATATACTTGCTGCACGATTGATGGAATCCTTTACTTTCAGTGAATTCCTGGCAACACTCGAAGAATATTTCTCAGAGTCTGAGGAATGCAGGGTAAGGATTCTTTCCCGCTCCTCAGGTAATCCTGACTGGATACTATGGAGTTTGAACGGACAGAGAAATGTTATCACTTCTGAAATTACTGGAAGTATTCCCGGCAAGGGCAGAATTTCGCTGAATTTCAAGGTTCGTGAAATAACTGCAACTGTTATAGGGTTATCAGATAATTCAGATCTCCTGTTATTATTGAGCGGTCCAACTGAAAATGTAATCCGCGGAATGCCATCAAATCTGCTGGATAATCTGACACTTCTTCTCAAACATGCCTGGGAAGCAGTAGGTCATTCGATGAGAAGTGATAAGTCATTCCTTGCGGCAGCTGTCATGCTGGCACGATTGGCGGATTCAAAAGATGATTACACTCATGGACACTCAATGAGAGTATCGGATCTATCCTGCGCACTCGGCAGGGAACTCAGACTCTCCCGGAAAAACATCCAGATTCTAAGAGTCGGAGCAATCCTGCATGATATTGGAAAACTTGCTATTCCGATACCAATTCTCACAAAAAGAGGCCTCCTTACAAGAAGGGAAAGAGAGATAATACAGAATCATCCTGCCGAGGGAGCAAAAATCGTATCGGAACTGTCCGGATATGAAGAAGTCACAAAAATAATTAGAAGCCATCATGAGAGACTTGATGGAAACGGATATCCCGATGGTCTTCAAAATATTGATATTCCATTTCTTGCAAGAATCGTAGCCATAGCAGACACATTCGATGCAATAACAAGTGCCAGATCATATCATTCAATTGCAGACCAGGAAAACGCGATTGAAACAATAAAAGAGGGGAAAGGAATTCAATTCGACTCCAGGATAGTTGATGCCCTTGAGAAAGTAATTCAAAGCGAATCGGCGCGTCAGGCATGATTGGAACAAGAAGACCTGAAGGAATAACGTTATTTACCGGAGCAATCATTCTTCTTCTCATTCTTTGGCTTCCTGTGAGATACACACTTCCCGGCGCAGGGGAAATACTTACTCTGTTCTGTATCTGGTTCGGGCTTTTTTACACGGTTGCACTGAAAAGTCAGCGCACTATCGGATATCCAGTAGTCCTCTATCCAGCATTTCAGGCATATATGTCATTAACCGGATATTCGATTTTTCAGGAAGCCGGTTTTATACTCGCAACTTTCCTTGGATCATTTGTCTATGCACTTGGATCTGGCGGAAACCTGTCAGACTGTTTCAATCGGAGTCTTAAATTCATGCTGATAAGCCTCCTGTCACTTAGAATTACAGCAATAATTCTTCAGCCATACCGAATACAGGCACTGGCAAACAATTATCTGGCTACTGTCGTTCTCGTGGCAGCGGTGCTGGTGGCTGTGTTGATTAATCATGTTTTACACCTGCTCACCGGATTCACAGAGTATAGAGGAATCAAGTATGCCATATCACAGTACACTAAATCGATAATCTATCCTGCCTTGTTCGTTCTTTTTCTCGTTCCAGCTGCAATTCATTCAGCTACAGTGTCCCGAAGTGCCTGGGAATGGGGAATTGTTACCGGTGTCACCGCTATACTCATCATTCAGACCGGTCTGTCCGTCCTGATTGACAGAGCAAGGTTTTCCTTCTCCAGAACAAGGTTTCTGGAGGATGAACTCGGTAAGCATTCTGATATTCTGGCAAACCTCAAAACCCCAATTGAAGCTCTTCGTACTCTTGCGCGGTTCTGGTTTCGTGCCGCGGAGCCGGAGGCGGTAAGAGTGAGCTGGAATAACATAAGCCTGACCTATCCTCCGGGTATGACACTTCCCGACGACCACGCTCCGTTATCCCGAAGGGGCACAGGAGGACTCCTTCTTGAGATATGGCCCGCATTGAATACAGCTCTCGACGCAGAGAGACTGGAAATATTCGTCTCACAGACAGAAATAGTCCTTCTAAATCTTGAACTGAGAAAAAACGTTCTGAAGAGTGGATGGAAATGTCTGGAGGCTATGGTCTATTCCCTTGATATGTCTGACAGCAAGCAAACTGGTTACAGCAAACAGGTTGCAACAGTAGCGCGAAATATCGGTCGGGAGATGGGGATGGATGAGAATTCGCTTGAAGATCTGGAAATGTCCGCAATGCTTCATCTCACAGCTGCTATTTTAAAGAAGGCTGAAGAGGATTCTCAGGAAACATTCTCTTCGGATCCCTTAAAAGTACAGTTTCAGCTTCCACCGGATATAGTCAGGGGAATCAGACATATAACTGAAAATTTTGATGGTTCAGGTAAACCTGAAAGACTAAAAGGCAGATCAATACCTCTTATTTCGAGAATTTTATCTATTTCGAGTGATTTTTCCGCAAATTTGTCAGGTCAATCGATAGAGAACTCCATTCTGGAACTTAAGAGAAGATCAGGATCAATCTATGATCCGGAAATCGTTTCAATTCTGGAAGGGATAACCATCCGGAAGAACCAATCGGTATTTTCAGATATCAGAGGTTGATCCGTTACTCGATATGCGGCTCCATCGGAATGAGCAGTCTGAACCAGGCGCGATCTTCTCAATCGCATTGACATTTCCCCATCTGTTTATCCATCCGTAGTTATCCCACGAATATCGCACTTCCAAATCAGCTATCTCAAAAGGAAATTACTCCGGGGTCCAGCCTCTAATCCAGCTGGGTACTCCGTCCCAGATGTATCCGTGTTCAGGGAAAACATAGAAACAGACAGAATAATAATAAGAATATGTAACACCCCACCATGTATATACGATTCCATATACATAGTACTGTCCACTGGATCCGGATCCAGATTCGCTTGCTGAGGGACACCGCATATCAGACGCGTTAGACATTACGGAGTCCAGCTCACTGATACGTCTTGGGTATACATTCCTTTCCGCAAAGTATATGTTCATTCCAGATGCCAGGTTTCGCATATTTGATCTGCATGAAGATTTCTGTGAATCGGTCTTAATATCTCCAAATTTGGGAATCGCTATTGCGGAAATAATTCCTACAATCACGACCACAATCATAAGTTCTATCAGAGTGAATCCACGTTTCATGATCGAATACCTCCTGCATTAAGGAAAGCATATTTCTAACCAATACTGTTTATTTATAATAAACTTCAGAAGAATGCGCTATCTTCAGGTCGCCCCGTATAATAATCTGCAAAATGCAAGATAATGCTGACGGATATTACCGGATCACCGACCGGGATTTGAACTCATACCGGCCGGTGACTATTATCGAAAGCAGACAGAAAGTGCTTTCTGAATCCTGCTACTGACTGTATCTTTCAACCCTGTCGATCTTCTCCTCACAAAGAGATATCGAATTATAGGCTGCCTGAACCATATTCTGAGCGCTGTTATATCTGTAACCGGTAACCTGCGAGAGATTGGAAATAGCAGTATTAAGATCACTGATAGCTGATTGCCACGTTGATATGTTCTCTGGAATCAGTTCAGATACTCTTGCTTTGTTCGATCCGCTCTGATAATAGAATGCACCCATCATGTAGTTTGCGAGGGGATCGTTAGGATAAGCATTACTAAGGCGGGAAAATACACTTTGCATTGCTCCCCTCTGTCCGCTGTCACGGTAGATTGACGCAAGGAGGATATAAGCCTCTCGACTGCCGGTACTTGAAATAAGAGATTCCAGTCTGTTTACCGCACTGGATGTTTTGCCTGCCCATGCCTCAACTTGAGCAGTGTATAGGATCATCTGCGAATTACCGGAATCAGATTCAAGGAGAATCACTGCGTGATCTGCAGCATTTCCATATTGCCCAGTGTTAATATACGATTGGATAAGGCGCTGCCTTAGAGCAAGCATATTGGAATTAACAGCAAGAATCTCCTCCATATACGGAATTGCTTTCGAGTATTCCCCAAGCTGGAAATACAGAAGACTCAGAGGAAATTTAATAGTAAGATTGGTCGGATTCTGTGCAAGAGCCTCTTCAAAACTGCAAACCGCCTGATCAAGCTCACCCAGAGCCTGGTATGCAGAGGCAAGTCCGAGATAAGCATCAGCGTTTTCAGGATCGATATCGACTGCACTCTCGAAATATATCTTTGCTGTTTCTGCATCATTCTGAGTAAGGTAAACGCTGCCCAGTCCAGCAAGAGCATTGGTATTATTCTCGTCTACCGTAAGGATTGTTTCATATATCTGCATAGCCATGTTAACCGAATCAACATCAGGCTCAAGATAGATCCCGGCGAGCTGTAAATTCGCATCAAGTAATGTCGGATCAACCGAAAGCGCCTGTTTGAGAAACATGATCGCCATGGACCAGTTTTTCATCTGTATGCTGAATGCAGCCTGATCGAGTGCCTGTTGAATTCTGCCGCCGATAAGCTCGGAAAGAACACTGACCATCTCTCCAGCCAATTGCTTGACAGGTTCGGTGTTCTTAGCGACTACAACCGGATCCGCATTCACAGTATTCCCTGATGCAGGGATGCAGACATTCCATAAAACCATGAGTTCTTCATTTGACGGAGAAACATTTCCATAAAGGATCATATCTGCACCAAGAGCAATACCTGCGTTCGCAACGAATGAAGGCGGCACGCCATACTCGAAATCTGATGGATTGAATCCCAGGTCTTCAAAAGCATCTTCCAGATCACCCTTTGAAATGAAAGAGTATTCCTCACTGTCCTCAAAATTATTTTTCAGTTCATTAAACAATTTTTCACTGACCCATCGTGCATCTGAACCGGAATATCCAAATGGTACTATTCCAACCCTCGTGGATTCTCCATCTTCCGATGCAACAGCAGTACCGCAAGCCAGCAGTGCAAGGCATGCTATTATAAATGAATATCTCATCATTCTTTCCTCCATATCGGGAATACTACAACACAATTATCATGATTACTCGTTTTATTACCAGAGCGCAAATATTGTACTAATATGATCTTCAGGCAACAGTCACACTCCTTTCACTTTCATCCAGGTGAGATTTCTCTTATCCGATCCATCTGCTCTGAAAGAAAAAAACAGATCCTTCCTGCAGACTGTACATTCGGGAATATCGAAAACCGTACATTCCTCTGAAAGACCGGCAGCAGCCATCTGATCAAGAGCAGCCCTCTTCAGATCAAGCCTGCCGGGGGGATGCGGATACTCCGGAAGATCGCGGAGTGCTTTTTCTCTGACATCCGGTCCAACCTGATAGCAGTCTCCGCAAATGCAGTTTCCAAGTACAATAAAATCCGGCTCAGTCGGGAATTCCTTTATCATCCTGTATGAGATGCCTGAAGCAAGTCCCCTCCAGCCAGCGTGAAATGCAGCTGTATAATCATAGGATGAAATGAACACAGGCAGGCAATCTGCCGTTCGAATTCCCGGAGATAGTGTTCCTCTGGATAGAATCATCCCATCTGCCGACGCACCAATCACCGGATTGTGGATTATTTCTGAACCATGAACCTGATTCAGAAAAATGACGTTCTTCATTTCACCGGGAACAGCTCCATCGCGACCTCGCACACTTAAAAGAGCATCCGGCAACTCAATATCAGCAGTACCCCTTTGAGAATACTCTACTTTCAGCTGACTGATCCTCATTCATCACCTCAATCGGGATTACCTTCATGTATTGATACACTGCTGCCGGAGCAATGTTCCATTATGAAGGATTCTATCATATCCTGAGATACAATCCGAAAAGGTGGAACAGAGCTCAGAAATACTTTGCCGTAATTCCGTGAAATAATTCTTCTATCCATAATCATAATAACACCTGTGTCCCTGCATGATCTGATCAGTCTGCCAACCCCCTGTTTGAGACGTACAACCGCAAGAGGAAGAGAATATTTGCCAAAAGAGCTTCCTCCATTTTTTTCAATCAGATCCATCCTTGCTCTGGTTAGTGGATGTCCTGGCGAGGCAAACGGCAACCTGTCGATTACTACTGCCTGAAGCATCTCACCTGGCAGATCTACGCCTTCCCAGAAGGAAGAGGTGCCAAGAATAATCCCTCTGCTGGATTTCCGGAAATCATCAAGTATTCTGTTTCGCGACATTTCACCCTGGACAAAGAGCCTCATATCCGAAGGCATCTCCAGCACAGCCCTTTCTCTAACAAGTTCCAGGTTCCTGTAACTCGTAAACAGCATTAGAGTTCTTCCCTCAAGGATGATTGCAAGCCTCTTTCCCCAATCCCATACTACTCGGGCAAGATCCTCGTGAGAATCATGCTCCGGCAGGTTGTCCGGAATGGAAAGCACCGCCTGAGACCTGTAATCGAACGGACTTCCAAAACTTTTTGTCAACGCGTCCCAGCCTCCAAGTCTGTCCTTGAAGAAATCAAACTCTTCCGCAACTGTTAACGTGGCTGAAGTAAGAATCGTAGTATCAAATTTTGAGTACACTGTATCACATAGTTCAGGACCGATATTCAGTGGAACAGCTCTTAGAACAGAGTTTTTTCTATTCACCTCCACAAAGC
Proteins encoded in this region:
- a CDS encoding prepilin-type N-terminal cleavage/methylation domain-containing protein, with amino-acid sequence MKRGFTLIELMIVVVIVGIISAIAIPKFGDIKTDSQKSSCRSNMRNLASGMNIYFAERNVYPRRISELDSVMSNASDMRCPSASESGSGSSGQYYVYGIVYTWWGVTYSYYYSVCFYVFPEHGYIWDGVPSWIRGWTPE
- a CDS encoding polyphenol oxidase family protein codes for the protein MRISQLKVEYSQRGTADIELPDALLSVRGRDGAVPGEMKNVIFLNQVHGSEIIHNPVIGASADGMILSRGTLSPGIRTADCLPVFISSYDYTAAFHAGWRGLASGISYRMIKEFPTEPDFIVLGNCICGDCYQVGPDVREKALRDLPEYPHPPGRLDLKRAALDQMAAAGLSEECTVFDIPECTVCRKDLFFSFRADGSDKRNLTWMKVKGV
- a CDS encoding tetratricopeptide repeat protein, coding for MMRYSFIIACLALLACGTAVASEDGESTRVGIVPFGYSGSDARWVSEKLFNELKNNFEDSEEYSFISKGDLEDAFEDLGFNPSDFEYGVPPSFVANAGIALGADMILYGNVSPSNEELMVLWNVCIPASGNTVNADPVVVAKNTEPVKQLAGEMVSVLSELIGGRIQQALDQAAFSIQMKNWSMAIMFLKQALSVDPTLLDANLQLAGIYLEPDVDSVNMAMQIYETILTVDENNTNALAGLGSVYLTQNDAETAKIYFESAVDIDPENADAYLGLASAYQALGELDQAVCSFEEALAQNPTNLTIKFPLSLLYFQLGEYSKAIPYMEEILAVNSNMLALRQRLIQSYINTGQYGNAADHAVILLESDSGNSQMILYTAQVEAWAGKTSSAVNRLESLISSTGSREAYILLASIYRDSGQRGAMQSVFSRLSNAYPNDPLANYMMGAFYYQSGSNKARVSELIPENISTWQSAISDLNTAISNLSQVTGYRYNSAQNMVQAAYNSISLCEEKIDRVERYSQ
- a CDS encoding HD-GYP domain-containing protein codes for the protein MINPISEIFGCSNLLSTGFFSPDHILIIAVLAVGSIITGGYPIITSSSIEFSMNRIFIFVIFFLCPKILAFEVTSICFLGSSLLRTKESRTVFWRYLISGITAIAILRTSSIIIPWFLQNFQQQLSIIIAIPAVILSDIILNYLFSRKCTLPVTDRIGRQLISYIVILPLTFITIILLIQAELLGALLAVFTITGFSFIGRSIVKKYRINQFRIREIIQQNILAARLMESFTFSEFLATLEEYFSESEECRVRILSRSSGNPDWILWSLNGQRNVITSEITGSIPGKGRISLNFKVREITATVIGLSDNSDLLLLLSGPTENVIRGMPSNLLDNLTLLLKHAWEAVGHSMRSDKSFLAAAVMLARLADSKDDYTHGHSMRVSDLSCALGRELRLSRKNIQILRVGAILHDIGKLAIPIPILTKRGLLTRREREIIQNHPAEGAKIVSELSGYEEVTKIIRSHHERLDGNGYPDGLQNIDIPFLARIVAIADTFDAITSARSYHSIADQENAIETIKEGKGIQFDSRIVDALEKVIQSESARQA